CGGGCTCCCCGCCGGCCTGGGATCGCACGTGTCTTGGGATGCGCGGCTGGACGGCCGCATCGCCGGCGCGCTGATGTCGATCCAGGCGATCAAGGGAGTCGAGATCGGGCTGGGCTTCGAGGGGGCGATGCGCCCCGGCTCCCGCGTTCACGACCCCATCGTGCGCGACGAGGCGGCGCGGCGCGGGGGCGGCTACGGCCGCTCCTCTAACGGCGCGGGCGGGCTGGAGGGAGGGATCACGACCGGCGCCCCGCTGGTGGCGCGCGCCGCGATGAAGCCCATCTCCACGCTGATGCGCCCCGTGCTCCCCACCATCGACCTGCGCACCGGCGCCCCCGCCGAGGCCGTGCGCGAGCGGTCCGACGTGGTGGCGGTGCCCGCCGCCGGCGTCGTGGCCGAGGCGATGCTGGCGCTGGTGCTGGCCGGGGCCGTGCGCGAGAAGTTCGGGGGCGACTCGCTGGCCGAGGTGCGCGCCAACTTCGACGGCTACGTGGACCGCATCGCCACGCGGGCGGGCCATGGCTGATTCCCCGGTCGAGCGGGTGGTGCTGGTCGGCTTCATGTGCGCCGGCAAGTCCGCGGTGGGGGAGCTGCTGGCGCGGCGGCTGGGGTGGGCCTTCGTGGACCTGGACCGGCTGATCGAGGAGCGCGAGGGGCGCCCCGTCCGCGAGATCTTTGCGGTCCAGGGCGAGCCGGCTTTCCGCCGCATCGAGGCGGAGTTGAGCGACTCGGTGGCGGTCTGGGCGCGGATGGTGCTTGCTCCGGGCGGCGGGTGGATGGGCAACGCGTTTCGCGGTGAGCTGCCGGTGGATGGCACGGTGCGCGTGTGGCTGCGCGTCTCGGCGGAGGAGGTGGTGCGGCGCGGTGCGGCGGCGCCGGGTGTGCGCCCGCTCCTGGCCGGCCCCGACCCCCTCTCCGCCGCCCGCCGCCTCCTCGCCGAGCGCGAGCCCTCGTACTCCCGCGCCGAGCTCTCCGTGGACACCGAAGGCCGCACGCCCGAGCAGGTCGCGGACGCGGTTGAGCGGGCGGTGCTGGGGGTGGGTCGGTGACCGGGTATCGAAACAACGGGGGATGAACGCCGGGGATTGGACGCGAGGCCCGGGCCCCGAACACCGGGGGATAAATCCCCCGGCTGGAACTACGGGAAGACCGCTGAAGCGGTCTCGCGCGTTCTGTCATTCTGAGGGAGCCGCCGGCGCCGGGGTTCGCGTTGGGCTCTGGACTCCCTGCGGCGACCGAAGAATCTAGCCGGCGAGGCGGGTGGATCGCGTGAATGGCGCCGGCCCCTCGTCACGCGCAGTAGATCCTTCGCTCCGCGCCAAAGATTGGAGGCGGGGAGAGGGCGGAGCGGCGCGTCGCTCAGGATGACAAAAGGGGGAGGTGGTGCGGTGAAGTGCCACGCACTCACGCACTCACGCACTAACGCACCGCTGTTCAGCACTCAGCACTCAAGCACTTCCGTATCTCATCCAATTCAGGAGACAATGGCGAAGGAGCGCAGGCGGCTGGTTGTGGTGGAGTCGCCCACCAAGGCGAAGACGATCCGCGGGTACCTGCCCGCCGGGTACCAGGTCGCCGCGTCCATGGGGCACGTCCGAGATCTCCCCGAGTCGGCCAGCGACATCCCCGCCGACGTGAAGGGGAAGGATTGGGCACGCCTGGGGGTGGACGTGGAGCACGACTTCGAGCCGCTCTACGTGGTGCCGGCGGGGAAGCGCAAGGTGGTCAGCGAGCTGCGCGCCATGCTCAAGGACGCCGACGAGCTGGTGGTGGCGACCGACGAAGACCGCGAGGGGGAGAGCATCGGCTGGCACCTGGTGGAGGTGCTCAAGCCGCGCGTTCCCGTGTCGCGCATCGTCTTCCACGAGATCACCCCCGAGGCCATCCGCGCCGCCCTCGCCACGCCGCGCCAGATCGACGCCGAGGTGGTGCGCGCCCAGGAAACGCGGCGCATCCTCGACCGGCTGGTGGGCTACACCCTTTCGCCGCTGCTCTGGAAGAAGATCTCCAGCGGGCTCTCGGCCGGGCGCGTGCAGTCGGTGGCGGTGCGCCTGCTGGTGCAGCGCGAGCGCGAGCGGCGCGCCTTCCGCTCCGGCGCGTACTGGGACCTCAAGGCCACCCTCCTCGCCGAGGCGGTCCCTTTCGGCGCGACGCTGCAGAGCTTGGGCGGGAAGCGGGTGGCAAGCGGGCGCGACTTCGACGAGACCACCGGGCGCCTCAAGGA
The sequence above is drawn from the Longimicrobium sp. genome and encodes:
- a CDS encoding shikimate kinase → MADSPVERVVLVGFMCAGKSAVGELLARRLGWAFVDLDRLIEEREGRPVREIFAVQGEPAFRRIEAELSDSVAVWARMVLAPGGGWMGNAFRGELPVDGTVRVWLRVSAEEVVRRGAAAPGVRPLLAGPDPLSAARRLLAEREPSYSRAELSVDTEGRTPEQVADAVERAVLGVGR